In the Variovorax sp. S12S4 genome, one interval contains:
- a CDS encoding OmpA family protein: MLMMKTTIHPIGTVLRVLALCAAALSVACAHRPAPGNAMPFDQAVNQAVDDLIVQTQKLPAFLAKVESTIKQSRIVIDPLLEGSSGQQTEVTRVAEQRVVQRMQSQFKQFTVTPFNSAEIERAQYVLNGTLVRDKDSSDGRYRLNLALTEIKSGVVIAQSVARISDPTLDTRPTAFFRDSPVNGKDRGVEGYIRTAETQPGQAADALYLERLPTSTVLQEATAAYEAGRMSEALSRYEAASRRPDGQQLRIYSGLYLTQAHLGRAADAEKTFGTLARLGLETNNLSVKFLFKPGSTDFLADPKISAAYPMWLRQIARQAAQIDSCVVVTGHTSRTGPEAVNERLSLQRAVSVKTRLVGEAPPLSRKLRESGMGFRENIVGTGADDASDALDRRVEFKVAACEA, from the coding sequence ATGCTGATGATGAAAACCACCATCCACCCGATCGGGACCGTGCTGCGCGTGCTCGCGCTGTGCGCCGCGGCGCTTTCCGTTGCGTGTGCGCACCGGCCCGCGCCGGGCAACGCCATGCCTTTCGACCAGGCCGTCAACCAGGCGGTGGACGACCTGATCGTGCAAACGCAGAAGCTGCCGGCCTTCCTGGCCAAGGTGGAGTCGACCATCAAGCAGAGCCGCATCGTGATCGACCCGCTGCTCGAGGGATCGAGCGGCCAGCAGACCGAAGTGACGCGCGTGGCCGAGCAGCGCGTGGTGCAGCGCATGCAGTCGCAGTTCAAGCAGTTCACCGTCACGCCGTTCAACAGCGCCGAGATCGAGCGCGCCCAGTACGTGCTGAACGGCACGCTGGTGCGCGACAAGGATTCGTCCGATGGGCGTTACCGCCTCAACCTGGCGCTGACGGAAATCAAGAGCGGCGTGGTCATCGCGCAATCGGTGGCGCGCATCAGCGACCCGACGCTGGATACGCGGCCGACGGCCTTCTTTCGCGACAGCCCGGTGAACGGCAAGGACCGCGGTGTGGAAGGCTACATCCGCACCGCCGAAACGCAGCCCGGGCAAGCCGCCGACGCGTTGTACCTGGAGCGTCTGCCGACTTCGACCGTGCTGCAGGAAGCCACCGCGGCTTACGAAGCGGGCCGCATGAGCGAAGCGCTCAGCCGTTACGAAGCCGCATCGCGCCGGCCCGATGGCCAGCAGTTGCGCATCTACAGCGGCCTGTACCTCACGCAGGCGCATCTGGGCCGCGCGGCCGATGCGGAAAAAACCTTCGGCACCCTTGCGCGGCTCGGGTTGGAAACCAACAACCTGAGCGTGAAGTTCCTGTTCAAGCCCGGCTCGACCGATTTCCTGGCCGACCCGAAGATCAGCGCTGCCTATCCGATGTGGCTGCGGCAGATCGCGCGCCAGGCGGCGCAGATCGATTCATGCGTGGTGGTGACGGGCCACACGAGCCGCACCGGCCCGGAGGCGGTCAACGAGCGCTTGTCGCTGCAGCGCGCCGTGAGCGTGAAGACCCGCCTCGTCGGCGAGGCGCCGCCGCTGTCGAGAAAGCTGCGCGAATCGGGTATGGGATTCCGCGAGAACATCGTGGGCACCGGGGCGGACGACGCAAGCGATGCGCTCGACCGCCGCGTCGAATTCAAGGTCGCAGCCTGCGAGGCTTGA
- a CDS encoding AEC family transporter: protein MNPFVISSLLPVVVLIAAGYLAGRRRWIGGNAVKDLSNLIFLLLAPALLFRAMSTVHVEELSLKPVAAYFIASGLLFAGTLALRGFNRTAAVIALANTYSNTVMIGIVLVGLAYGDQGMVVLLTLISLHSLVLLTSATVVLELAVAREHAVVSGEEKRSMVRTVLRALRNAIIHPVPMPIIAGLLFAQTGLVMPDFLDKPIMLLGQAFGPVALVMVGITLALTPIGRHWRGATVQALVKNLLHPLLVAGIGWLLGVRGIPLTVMVVAAALPIGANVFLFSQRYRTAEDLVTASVAVSTVLALATLTLVMTLVQWLP from the coding sequence GTGAACCCGTTCGTCATTTCCTCGCTGCTGCCGGTCGTCGTCCTGATCGCAGCAGGCTACCTGGCAGGCCGGCGCCGCTGGATCGGCGGCAACGCCGTCAAGGACCTCTCCAACCTGATCTTCCTGCTGCTTGCACCCGCGCTGCTGTTCCGCGCGATGAGCACGGTGCACGTGGAAGAACTCAGCCTCAAGCCCGTGGCGGCGTACTTCATCGCCTCGGGCCTGCTGTTCGCGGGCACGTTGGCGCTGCGCGGCTTCAACCGCACGGCAGCCGTCATTGCGCTGGCCAACACCTACAGCAACACCGTGATGATCGGCATCGTGCTGGTCGGCCTTGCTTATGGCGACCAAGGCATGGTGGTGCTGCTCACGCTGATCTCGCTGCATTCGCTGGTGCTGTTGACGAGCGCCACCGTGGTGCTGGAGCTGGCCGTCGCGCGCGAGCATGCGGTGGTGAGCGGGGAGGAGAAGCGTTCCATGGTTCGCACGGTGCTGCGGGCTCTCCGCAACGCCATCATCCACCCGGTGCCGATGCCGATCATCGCGGGGCTGCTGTTTGCGCAGACCGGGCTCGTGATGCCCGACTTTCTCGACAAGCCGATCATGCTGCTCGGGCAGGCCTTCGGCCCGGTGGCACTTGTGATGGTGGGCATCACGCTCGCGCTGACGCCCATCGGTCGGCACTGGCGCGGTGCCACGGTGCAGGCCCTGGTGAAGAACCTGCTGCATCCGCTGCTCGTGGCCGGCATCGGCTGGCTGCTGGGCGTGCGCGGCATTCCGCTCACCGTGATGGTGGTGGCGGCGGCACTGCCCATCGGCGCGAACGTCTTTCTCTTTTCGCAGCGCTACCGCACGGCCGAAGACCTGGTAACGGCCAGCGTGGCGGTGTCGACGGTGCTCGCGCTTGCCACGCTCACGCTGGTGATGACGCTGGTGCAGTGGCTTCCCTGA
- a CDS encoding TonB-dependent receptor gives MIPNFRRNAIGAAVLSLASFAAMAQAQPQPAPRAQPAEMPAASLPEIAVTGNPLGAADLIAPTTTLSGDKLLMRSESTLGETLNNLPGVSSSYFGPNASRPIIRGLDGDRIRILQNGGGAPDASALSYDHAVPVDSLVTDRVEVLRGPSALQYGGSAVGGVVNVIDNRIPTEPIDGFGGRADLGFSTGNKEKNGGVVFEGGNGRLALHVDAFNRDSKDVSVPIELECTKPGRPTLARKICNSANEAHGGAVGGTLFFDQGWIGASASTYRSNYGTVAEDDVTIGMKSDRYAIEGEWRPGGIISSVHAKLSHTDYRHTEFEGREAGTTFSNMSNDVRIEARHQKIGNLEGLVGFSSETNRFAADGAEAFAPHSRTRSNALFMYEELGTSWGRLSFGARTEKVRVTSLGYPDDPTVTRFAVGERTFNPHSAALGALVNLTPQWQLTSNLAYTERAPKDYELLANGPHVATAAWEVGNPNLDKEKSTGFDLGAQWKSGANTARVNAYVTRFRNYIGLTASGRTLDEEGQVVTDPEATDTLAEYLYSGVRARFTGIEANGNLRLLGTDGFARSADGSTLDLEWRGDIVRAKNLDTGEPLPRIAPLRLGATLAYGNGPWGARLGFDYNAAQRRVPSVGARETDSYTLWNAAVTYRMKVQHANLTWYARVDNITNKLAYSPTSILTTTVYPNAPLPGRSLKVGLRVTF, from the coding sequence ATGATTCCCAATTTCCGTCGCAACGCCATCGGCGCTGCCGTTCTTTCGCTGGCATCTTTCGCGGCCATGGCCCAGGCGCAACCCCAGCCGGCTCCCCGGGCGCAACCCGCCGAAATGCCCGCAGCCTCGCTGCCTGAGATTGCCGTCACCGGCAATCCGCTGGGTGCGGCCGACCTGATTGCGCCCACCACCACGCTCTCGGGCGACAAGCTCCTGATGCGCTCCGAATCGACGCTCGGCGAAACGCTCAACAACCTGCCCGGCGTGAGCAGCAGCTACTTCGGCCCCAACGCGAGCCGGCCGATCATTCGCGGCCTGGACGGCGACCGCATCCGCATCCTGCAGAACGGCGGCGGCGCGCCCGATGCTTCGGCGCTGAGCTACGACCACGCGGTGCCGGTCGATTCGCTGGTGACCGACCGCGTCGAAGTGCTGCGCGGGCCGTCTGCGCTGCAATATGGCGGCAGCGCGGTGGGCGGCGTGGTCAACGTCATCGACAACCGCATTCCGACCGAGCCGATCGACGGCTTCGGCGGCCGTGCCGACCTGGGCTTTTCGACCGGCAACAAGGAAAAGAACGGCGGCGTGGTCTTCGAGGGCGGCAACGGCCGCCTGGCGCTGCACGTGGATGCGTTCAACCGCGACTCCAAGGACGTCTCGGTGCCCATCGAACTGGAGTGCACCAAGCCCGGCCGTCCCACGCTGGCGCGCAAGATCTGCAACTCGGCCAACGAGGCGCACGGCGGCGCCGTGGGCGGCACGCTGTTCTTCGATCAGGGCTGGATCGGCGCCTCGGCCAGCACCTACCGCAGCAACTACGGCACGGTGGCCGAAGACGACGTGACCATCGGCATGAAGTCCGACCGCTATGCCATCGAAGGCGAATGGCGCCCGGGCGGCATCATCAGCAGCGTTCACGCCAAGCTCAGCCACACCGACTACCGCCACACCGAGTTCGAAGGCCGCGAAGCCGGTACCACGTTCTCGAACATGAGCAACGATGTGCGCATCGAGGCGCGCCACCAGAAGATCGGCAACCTCGAAGGCCTGGTGGGTTTCAGCAGCGAGACCAACCGCTTCGCCGCGGATGGCGCGGAAGCCTTTGCGCCGCACAGCCGCACGCGCTCCAACGCGCTGTTCATGTATGAAGAACTCGGGACCTCATGGGGCCGGCTGAGCTTTGGCGCGCGCACCGAGAAGGTTCGCGTCACTTCGCTCGGCTATCCGGACGATCCGACGGTGACGCGCTTTGCCGTCGGCGAGCGCACCTTCAACCCGCACAGCGCGGCCCTGGGAGCGCTGGTGAACCTGACGCCGCAGTGGCAGCTCACCTCGAACCTGGCCTACACCGAGCGGGCACCTAAGGACTATGAACTGCTCGCCAACGGCCCGCACGTGGCAACGGCCGCATGGGAGGTCGGCAATCCGAACCTCGACAAGGAAAAGTCGACCGGGTTCGACCTGGGGGCGCAATGGAAGTCGGGCGCCAACACGGCCCGCGTCAACGCGTACGTCACGCGTTTTCGCAACTACATCGGCCTGACGGCATCGGGCCGCACGCTCGATGAAGAAGGCCAGGTGGTGACCGACCCGGAAGCGACGGACACGCTGGCCGAGTACCTCTACAGCGGCGTGCGCGCGCGGTTCACCGGCATCGAGGCGAACGGCAACCTGCGCCTCTTGGGCACCGACGGCTTTGCGCGTTCGGCCGACGGCTCCACGCTCGACCTGGAGTGGCGCGGCGACATCGTGCGCGCCAAGAACCTCGACACCGGCGAGCCGCTGCCGCGCATTGCGCCGCTGCGCCTGGGCGCCACGCTGGCCTACGGCAACGGCCCGTGGGGTGCGCGCCTGGGCTTCGACTACAACGCGGCGCAGCGCCGGGTGCCGAGCGTGGGCGCGCGCGAGACCGACTCCTACACGCTGTGGAATGCCGCCGTTACCTACCGCATGAAGGTGCAGCACGCCAATCTCACCTGGTATGCGCGCGTCGACAACATCACCAACAAGCTGGCCTACAGCCCGACGTCGATCCTGACGACGACGGTGTACCCGAACGCACCGCTGCCGGGACGTTCGCTGAAGGTCGGCCTGCGCGTGACGTTCTGA
- the msrA gene encoding peptide-methionine (S)-S-oxide reductase MsrA, whose product MSSSPSQTETIVLGGGCFWCTEAVFDRVQGVVDVESGYCNGQTVNPTYEQICTGRTGHVEVVKVEFDPAAISLREVLEIFFVVHDPTSLNRQGNDVGTQYRSGIYFTNDGQKEVAQAVIREIEAGKTYSAPVVTEVVPLANYSTAEAYHQDYFLNNPNQGYCAFVVGPKVEKFQKTFASRVKA is encoded by the coding sequence ATGTCTTCTTCACCGTCGCAAACCGAAACCATCGTGCTGGGCGGCGGCTGCTTCTGGTGCACCGAGGCGGTTTTCGACCGCGTGCAGGGCGTGGTGGACGTGGAGTCGGGCTACTGCAACGGCCAGACCGTCAACCCGACCTACGAGCAGATTTGCACAGGCCGCACGGGCCATGTGGAGGTCGTGAAGGTCGAATTCGACCCCGCCGCCATCAGCCTGCGCGAAGTTCTCGAGATCTTCTTTGTGGTGCACGACCCCACGTCGCTGAACCGCCAGGGCAACGACGTTGGCACGCAGTACCGCAGCGGCATCTATTTCACGAACGACGGGCAGAAGGAAGTGGCCCAGGCGGTCATCCGCGAAATCGAGGCCGGCAAGACCTACAGCGCCCCCGTGGTGACCGAGGTGGTGCCGCTCGCCAACTACTCGACCGCCGAGGCCTACCACCAGGACTACTTCCTGAACAACCCGAACCAGGGCTACTGCGCCTTCGTGGTCGGGCCCAAGGTCGAGAAGTTCCAGAAGACCTTCGCTTCGCGCGTCAAGGCCTGA
- a CDS encoding TetR/AcrR family transcriptional regulator, with amino-acid sequence MPTPRSFVDKICPVRSKRERRKEARPGELLAAALDLFVEKGFAATRAEEVAARAGVSKGTLFLYFPSKEELFKAVVVENLSGRFSEWNEEFETFEGTSADMLRYCMRVWWERVGMTKASGLTKLMMSEGANFPDLAEFYRKEVIRPGHSLLRRILQRGIDKGEFAPVDIDHAIYSVVAPMVFLMLWKHSAMVCVDEDTALDPEKYLATQAETVLYGLTRRPESAA; translated from the coding sequence ATGCCCACCCCCCGTTCCTTTGTCGACAAGATCTGCCCGGTGCGCTCCAAACGCGAGCGCCGCAAGGAGGCGCGCCCCGGCGAACTGCTGGCGGCGGCCCTCGATCTCTTCGTCGAAAAAGGCTTTGCCGCCACCCGCGCGGAGGAAGTGGCGGCGCGCGCCGGCGTCTCCAAGGGCACGCTTTTTCTTTATTTCCCGAGCAAGGAAGAGCTCTTCAAGGCCGTGGTGGTCGAAAACCTCAGCGGCCGGTTTTCCGAGTGGAACGAAGAATTCGAGACCTTCGAGGGCACCTCGGCGGACATGCTGCGCTATTGCATGCGCGTCTGGTGGGAGCGGGTCGGCATGACCAAGGCTTCGGGCCTGACCAAGCTCATGATGAGCGAAGGCGCCAATTTCCCCGACCTGGCGGAGTTCTACCGCAAGGAAGTCATCCGGCCGGGCCATTCGCTGTTGCGGCGCATCCTGCAGCGTGGCATCGACAAGGGCGAATTCGCGCCGGTCGACATCGACCACGCCATTTACTCGGTGGTGGCGCCCATGGTCTTCCTGATGCTGTGGAAGCATTCGGCCATGGTGTGCGTCGACGAAGACACCGCGCTCGACCCTGAAAAGTACCTCGCCACCCAGGCCGAGACCGTGCTCTACGGCCTCACCCGCCGCCCGGAGAGCGCGGCATGA
- a CDS encoding protein-L-isoaspartate O-methyltransferase family protein — protein sequence MNPTPTLERLRFNMIEQQIRPWDVLDLEILDLLAAIRREDYVPPAHRGLAFFDMEIPLGDGSVPGQVMLSPKVEARMLQDLHVQKHESVLEIGTGSGFMAALLAHRAAQVLSLEIDPVLAARAAETLRQNGVANVEVRNADGAVPLPSGPSFDVIVLSGSVARIPQNLLGSLKVGGRLAAIVGEEPMMRAHFVTRTSESKWDTIQPWDTVAPRLLNFPEPSRFSF from the coding sequence ATGAACCCGACCCCCACCCTCGAGCGCTTGCGCTTCAACATGATCGAGCAGCAGATCCGGCCCTGGGATGTGCTGGACCTGGAAATTCTCGACCTGCTGGCCGCCATCCGGCGCGAAGACTACGTGCCGCCCGCGCACCGCGGCCTGGCCTTCTTCGACATGGAAATTCCGCTCGGCGACGGCTCCGTTCCCGGCCAGGTGATGCTCTCGCCCAAGGTCGAGGCACGCATGCTGCAAGACCTGCACGTGCAAAAGCACGAGTCGGTGCTCGAGATCGGTACCGGCTCCGGCTTCATGGCCGCCCTGCTCGCCCATCGCGCGGCCCAGGTGCTGTCGCTCGAAATCGACCCCGTGCTGGCCGCCCGCGCCGCCGAGACGCTGCGCCAGAACGGCGTTGCCAACGTGGAAGTGCGCAACGCCGATGGCGCCGTGCCGCTGCCGAGCGGCCCCAGCTTCGATGTGATCGTGCTCAGCGGTTCCGTCGCCCGCATTCCGCAGAACCTGCTTGGCTCCCTCAAGGTGGGTGGCCGCCTGGCCGCCATCGTGGGCGAAGAGCCGATGATGCGCGCGCACTTCGTCACCCGCACCAGCGAAAGCAAGTGGGACACCATCCAGCCGTGGGACACCGTGGCGCCGCGCCTGCTCAACTTCCCCGAGCCTTCGCGCTTCTCGTTCTGA
- a CDS encoding rhodanese-like domain-containing protein, translating into MIDQVHPADLAAWFAQNPDAAPVLLDVREPWELQTASVAPQGFTLVAIPMNEIPGRLSELDEGQRIACLCHHGARSQRVAAFLSQNGFAELANVAGGIDAWSAQHDPAVPRY; encoded by the coding sequence ATGATCGATCAAGTCCACCCCGCCGATCTCGCAGCCTGGTTTGCGCAAAACCCCGATGCGGCGCCCGTGCTGCTCGACGTGCGCGAACCCTGGGAGCTGCAGACGGCAAGCGTCGCGCCCCAGGGCTTCACGCTGGTCGCCATCCCGATGAACGAAATTCCGGGCCGGCTTTCCGAACTCGACGAAGGCCAGCGCATTGCGTGCCTGTGCCATCACGGCGCGCGCAGCCAGCGTGTGGCGGCCTTCCTGAGCCAGAACGGCTTTGCCGAACTGGCCAACGTGGCCGGCGGCATCGACGCCTGGTCCGCACAGCACGACCCTGCCGTGCCGCGCTACTGA
- a CDS encoding TolC family outer membrane protein yields MPSRPRLLPLSAALASLFATLLALPAQGQTLNELYESARGFDATYQGARAQYEANVARAAQAKAGILPAVGLTAGATRNNLDIDTLTGPGRGTSTPRDFTTQNVGINATQPIYRPANWATYEQGKRQAEIAEAVLTAAEQDLIVRVSQAYFDVLASQDSLTLVRAQKVAVAEQLASAKRNFEVGTSTITDTREAQARYDLVIAQEIAAENDLQVKKIVLDQLVGRPGSVPVPLAQPVVLPTAMPANIEAWVAQAEEAHPSIRQARLGLDVAGLEIRKAEAGHKPTLDANLGYNITRNPHGTSTSTVGTRIDAASVGVVFNMPLFAGFATENRIKETLALEDQSRSVLEGTRRSVAQATRAAYLGLVSGAGQVKALEAAEASSQSALDANRLGYQVGVRINIDVLNSQSQLYQTKRDLAQARYNVLLGNLRLRQANGTLTVDDMNAINATLAKNGGASAQPSLGERPQTAPSTVVPVTPPSIPVVPPVPVPPFNPPAPTMPSAPPPPVILNPPAR; encoded by the coding sequence ATGCCTTCCAGGCCCAGGCTTTTGCCTCTTTCCGCAGCGCTCGCAAGTCTCTTTGCCACCCTGCTCGCACTGCCGGCCCAAGGCCAGACACTGAACGAACTCTACGAATCCGCCCGCGGCTTCGACGCCACCTACCAGGGCGCGCGAGCCCAGTACGAAGCGAACGTGGCGCGTGCCGCCCAGGCCAAGGCGGGCATTCTTCCCGCGGTGGGGCTCACGGCCGGCGCCACGCGCAACAACCTCGACATCGACACCCTGACCGGCCCCGGCCGCGGAACCAGCACGCCGCGCGACTTCACCACGCAGAACGTCGGCATCAATGCCACGCAGCCGATCTACCGGCCTGCCAACTGGGCGACCTACGAGCAAGGCAAGCGCCAGGCCGAGATTGCCGAGGCGGTGCTCACCGCGGCCGAGCAGGACCTGATCGTTCGCGTGAGCCAGGCGTATTTCGACGTGCTCGCCAGCCAGGACAGCCTGACGCTGGTGCGCGCGCAAAAGGTGGCCGTGGCCGAGCAGCTCGCATCGGCCAAGCGCAATTTCGAGGTCGGCACCTCCACCATCACCGACACGCGTGAAGCGCAGGCGCGCTACGACCTCGTCATTGCGCAAGAGATTGCCGCCGAGAACGACCTGCAGGTCAAGAAGATCGTCCTCGACCAGTTGGTCGGCCGGCCCGGCAGCGTGCCGGTTCCGCTGGCGCAGCCGGTGGTGCTGCCGACGGCCATGCCGGCAAACATCGAAGCCTGGGTGGCGCAGGCCGAAGAAGCGCACCCCTCCATCCGCCAGGCGCGGCTCGGCCTCGATGTGGCCGGCCTCGAAATCCGCAAGGCCGAAGCCGGCCACAAGCCCACGCTGGATGCCAACCTGGGCTACAACATCACGCGCAATCCGCACGGCACCAGCACCAGCACGGTGGGCACGCGCATCGATGCCGCGTCGGTGGGCGTGGTGTTCAACATGCCGCTCTTCGCGGGCTTTGCCACCGAGAACCGCATCAAGGAAACGCTGGCGCTCGAAGACCAGTCGCGCAGCGTGCTCGAAGGCACCCGCCGCAGCGTGGCGCAGGCCACGCGCGCGGCCTACCTCGGACTGGTGTCCGGCGCGGGCCAGGTGAAGGCGCTCGAAGCCGCCGAGGCCTCGAGCCAGAGCGCGCTCGACGCCAACCGGCTTGGCTACCAGGTGGGCGTGCGCATCAACATCGACGTGCTCAATTCGCAAAGCCAGCTGTACCAGACCAAGCGCGACCTTGCGCAGGCGCGCTACAACGTGCTGCTGGGCAACCTCAGGCTGCGCCAGGCCAACGGCACGCTGACTGTGGACGACATGAACGCGATCAATGCGACGCTGGCGAAGAACGGAGGCGCGTCTGCGCAACCTTCGCTGGGCGAACGACCGCAGACGGCGCCTTCGACCGTGGTGCCGGTCACGCCCCCGAGCATTCCCGTGGTGCCGCCCGTGCCCGTGCCGCCGTTCAATCCGCCGGCACCGACGATGCCTTCGGCACCGCCGCCACCGGTCATCCTGAATCCCCCGGCTCGCTGA
- a CDS encoding 3-deoxy-D-manno-octulosonic acid transferase gives MRSLLLRLYGVFTTVVQPLVRRKLRRRAVAEPGYGVAVEERFGYYDDATTGEGQCWVHAVSLGETRAAAILIAELRRQYPGIPILLTHGTATGREEGAKLLEPGDTQVWQPWDTPGAVARFLDRFQPRIGVLMETEVWPEMAAACAERRIPLVLANARLNEKSLAAAERLSWLARPAYSALAAVWAQTEADAHRLVSLGAKVAGIYGNLKFDASPDARQLTAAVALRERLPKPMVVLASSRDGEERMLLEVLKRFGATSPVPPEQGAVRSIAKRVHDVQWMIVPRHPQRFDEVAALIESQGFAVARRSAAGQPTDAEIWLGDSLGEMALYYGLADVALLGGSFEPLGGQNLIEPAACGCPVVMGPSTFNFAEAAQLSLAAGASLRVENMEQAVTAALKLVENPERRAAMAQAALAFSSSNRGAAERTAAAVLAIAQAADPVPTGAAPLEEDARAEPTLE, from the coding sequence GTGCGTTCGCTGCTGCTGCGCCTGTACGGCGTCTTCACCACCGTTGTGCAACCGCTGGTTCGCCGCAAGCTGCGGCGCCGCGCGGTGGCCGAGCCCGGCTATGGCGTGGCCGTGGAGGAACGCTTCGGCTACTACGACGACGCAACCACCGGCGAGGGGCAGTGCTGGGTGCATGCGGTTTCGCTTGGCGAAACACGCGCGGCAGCCATCCTGATCGCGGAATTGCGGCGGCAGTATCCGGGCATCCCCATCCTGCTCACGCACGGCACCGCTACGGGCCGTGAAGAGGGCGCCAAGCTGCTCGAGCCCGGCGACACGCAGGTCTGGCAGCCGTGGGACACGCCGGGCGCGGTGGCGCGTTTTCTCGATCGTTTTCAGCCGCGCATCGGCGTGCTGATGGAAACCGAGGTCTGGCCCGAGATGGCCGCCGCCTGCGCCGAGCGCCGCATTCCGCTGGTGTTGGCCAACGCGCGCCTCAACGAAAAGTCGCTGGCCGCTGCCGAGCGCCTGAGCTGGCTTGCGCGGCCCGCGTATTCGGCGCTGGCCGCCGTGTGGGCACAGACGGAGGCCGACGCGCACCGGCTGGTGTCGCTTGGCGCCAAGGTGGCCGGCATCTACGGCAACCTCAAGTTCGATGCCTCGCCCGACGCGCGCCAGCTCACCGCGGCCGTGGCGTTGCGCGAGCGGCTGCCCAAGCCCATGGTGGTGCTTGCGAGCTCGCGCGACGGCGAAGAGCGCATGCTGCTCGAGGTGCTCAAGCGCTTCGGCGCCACGTCGCCGGTGCCGCCGGAGCAGGGCGCGGTTCGCTCGATTGCCAAGCGCGTGCACGACGTGCAATGGATGATCGTGCCGCGCCATCCGCAGCGCTTCGATGAAGTGGCCGCGCTCATCGAATCGCAAGGCTTTGCCGTGGCGCGCCGCAGCGCGGCCGGCCAGCCGACCGATGCCGAGATATGGCTCGGCGATTCGCTCGGGGAAATGGCGCTTTACTACGGCCTGGCGGATGTCGCGCTGCTGGGCGGAAGCTTCGAACCGCTGGGCGGCCAGAACCTCATCGAGCCTGCCGCATGCGGCTGCCCGGTGGTCATGGGTCCCTCGACCTTCAACTTTGCCGAAGCCGCGCAGCTTTCGCTTGCGGCCGGTGCCTCGCTGCGTGTCGAAAACATGGAGCAGGCCGTGACCGCGGCCCTCAAGCTGGTCGAGAACCCCGAGCGCCGCGCTGCGATGGCGCAGGCCGCGCTGGCCTTCTCATCGTCGAACCGCGGGGCGGCCGAACGCACCGCCGCGGCGGTGCTGGCCATTGCGCAGGCCGCGGACCCCGTGCCGACCGGCGCCGCGCCTCTGGAAGAAGACGCGAGAGCTGAACCTACGCTCGAGTAG